The Acidobacteriota bacterium genome segment CTCGTTGTAGATGAACGGCACACCGTCTTCACCGATGCGCACCTTCACTTCTGCCGTTGCCGCCGAGGGCAATGCCAGAGGCAGCAGAGAGACCGCCAGCAGCGTGCAAAGCAGGTTGCGCACCATAAGGCCTAGGAGTGTACCAGCTCCGCCGCGAAAGCTGGGTCAATCCCCCACTTCCAGCTGCTGACGAATCTCTTCCCGGGCCGCATCCAGGGCCTCCGGGAGCTTGTCCGCATCCTTGCCGCCGGCCTGGGCAAAGTCCGGGCGGCCACCTCCGCCCCCCCCCACCACTTGGGCTGCCGCCTTCACCACCTTGCCGGCGTGGACGCGCCCCACCAGGTCCTCGCTCACCGCCGCCAAGAGCATCACCTTCCCGGGCTGGGCGGCCCCCAGCACCACCACTCCGCTTCCCTGCTTGGAACGCAGCGAATCGGCCATGTTCCGTAGCTCCGGCACCGGCGCGAAGGGGACCTCCTGAAGGTTCACCGCCACCCCTGCGACCTCCTCTGCGCCACCGCCGCCGGCACCAGCACCGGAGACCAGCTGGAGGCGCATTTTGGCCAGCTCCGCGTCCCGCTCCTTGAGCTGCGCCCGCAACGTCTCGACCCGCGCCGGAATCTCCGCCGCCGGCGCCCCCAAGGCTTCCTCCACCGACGCCAGCACCGCCCCCTGCTCACGCACCCGTTCCAGAGCGCCGGCACCGGTCACTGCTTCGATGCGCCGAACGCCGGAGGCGATACCCTGTTCGGCGGTGATCAAGAAGGGGCCGATGGCGCCGGTGTTGGCCACGTGGCAGCCGCCACACAGCTCGAGGCTCCGAAGCCCCTCCCCGGGCACCGCCACCGTGCGCACCACGTCGCCATATTTCTCGCCGAAGAGAGCCATGGCCCCCGCCGCTACCGCTTCCTGGTAGCTCTGCTCCTCGATGCGCGTGGGCTGGGCCTCCAGCACCCAATGGTTGACCAAGTCCTCGATGCGCCGGCGCTCTTCGTCGCTCACCGGGCGCGGATAGGTGAAATCGAAGCGCAGGCGGTCCGGCGCCACCAGCGAGCCTGCCTGGCGCACGGAAGTGCCGAGGACCTCGCGGAGCGCCGCGTGCAGCAGGTGGGTGGCGGTGTGGTTGCGCTCGACACTGTGACGGCGCGGGGAGTCCACGTGCAGCGAAACCTGCTGGCCTGCTTGCAGCTGCCCCTCCAGCACCGTCACCAGATGGAAGATGACCCCGGAGTTGTTCTTGCGCGTGTCCGTGACCCGGGCGCGGCCTCCGTCCCACCGAAGCTCCCCGACGTCACCGACCTGCCCACCACCTTCGGCGTAGAAGACCGTGCGATCCAGCACCACCGCTCCTTCAGTGGCGTCGCCTTCTTTCCCAGACAGAGCCGTGGCCGCCACCGCCTGGTCGGCGGTCAGCCGGGCCAGACGTAGAACTTTCGCCTGGTCCAGCTCGGTACATCCATAGCCGTCGAAGGCCGTCGCGGTCACTTCCTCGCCGCCCCCCTCCTGGCTACCGGTGAGCACCTGCTGCAGCTGCTGCAGCCGCCGCTGCCCTTCGCCGGTGGCTGCCCGGGAGCGTTTGCGCTGCTGCTCAAGCTCTTCCTCGAAGCCCTGACGGTCGACGGTGAAGCGTTCTTCCTCGGCGATCTCCTCGATCACCTCCAAGGGCATGCCGTGGGTGTCGTAGAGCTGGAAGACCTGGGCGCCGGAAAGCTGAGCCAGTCCCTGTTCCCGCGCCGCTTCGATCTCCTCCTGCAGCTGGCGGGCGCCGGAGGCGACGGTACCGAGGAACTTTTCTTCTTCCGCCCGCACCGTGGCGACGGTGGCCTCCTGAGTGGCGGCGAGCTCGTCGTAGGCGCCCCCCAGGGTCTCCTCCACCACCGGCACCAGGCGGTGCAGGAAGGGCTCCTCCAGCCCCAGTCGAAGACCGTGGCGCAGCGCTCGGCGCAGAATCCGCCGCAGCACGTAGCCTCGCCCCTCGTTGCCCGGAATGACGCCGTCGGCAAGCAGGAAAGTCACCGCCCGCAGATGGTCGGCGATCACTCGCAGCGAGGTGTCGGGGGCGCTACCCGCGCCTTCGAAGCGAGCCCCGTAGGAGGTACCGGCAAGGGTGGCGGCAGCCTCCAGCACCGGCCGGAAGAGATCCGTCTCGTAATTCGAGCCCACCCTCTGGAGCACCGAAGCCAGGCGCTCCAACCCGGCGCCGGTGTCGATGGAAGGGTTGGGCAGCGGCGTCAGGCTGCCGTCCTCCCGGCGCTCGCTCTCCATGAAGACCAGATTCCAGATCTCCAGATAACGGCCGGAAGCGTCTCCCTCCTGCCAGTCCACCAGCGGCTTGTCGGGATCGGTGTCGACAAAAATCTCGCTGCACGGCCCGCAGGGGCCTACTTCCCCCATGGACCAGAAATTGTCCTTGGCGCCACAGCGCAGAATGCGCTCCGGCGGCAGGTCGGAAATCCGCCCCCAGAGGTCATGGGCCTCGTCGTCGGTCTCGAAGACGGTGGCGAAGAGGTGTTCCTTCGGAAGCTGCCAAACCCCCGTCACCAACTCCCAGGCGAAGGCGATGGCCTCCTCCTTGAAATAGTCGCCGAAGGAGAAGTTGCCCAACATCTCGAAGAAGGTGTGGTGGCGGCGGCTGGGGCCCACATTCTCCAGATCGTTGTGCTTCCCCGAGACCCGCAGACATTTCTGCGAGCTCGCCGCTCGCGGCGCCTCCGCTGCCTCGGCCCCCAAGAAAACATTCTTGAACGGAACCATGCCGGCGTTGGTGAACAGCAGGGTGGCGTCCCCGTGGGGCACCAGCGGAGCGCTGGGGAAGACCCGGTGATCACGCTGGGCAAAATAGTCGAGGAAGCTTTGACGAATTTCACGGCTCTTCATGAAGGAATCCTCTATCGGCAAGGCTCGCGGCCAGTTCCTGCGCCCCATTCCCAGGCCCTACCCGAATCACAGAAGCGGCGTAAGCAACCTAGGCAGGAAAGGTGTGGGCGGATAAATCTCAGCGCTCGACGGCCGGATCATCACCGCGCAAGTCGGAGTTCAGCGCATCGAGAGCGGAAAAGATAGCACGGGGAGAAAAGCCCTTGCGCTCCAGATGGCGGGCCACGGAGGCTTTGTCGCGACGCCGCCCGCGGGTGTAGCGGCGGC includes the following:
- the alaS gene encoding alanine--tRNA ligase, which produces MKSREIRQSFLDYFAQRDHRVFPSAPLVPHGDATLLFTNAGMVPFKNVFLGAEAAEAPRAASSQKCLRVSGKHNDLENVGPSRRHHTFFEMLGNFSFGDYFKEEAIAFAWELVTGVWQLPKEHLFATVFETDDEAHDLWGRISDLPPERILRCGAKDNFWSMGEVGPCGPCSEIFVDTDPDKPLVDWQEGDASGRYLEIWNLVFMESERREDGSLTPLPNPSIDTGAGLERLASVLQRVGSNYETDLFRPVLEAAATLAGTSYGARFEGAGSAPDTSLRVIADHLRAVTFLLADGVIPGNEGRGYVLRRILRRALRHGLRLGLEEPFLHRLVPVVEETLGGAYDELAATQEATVATVRAEEEKFLGTVASGARQLQEEIEAAREQGLAQLSGAQVFQLYDTHGMPLEVIEEIAEEERFTVDRQGFEEELEQQRKRSRAATGEGQRRLQQLQQVLTGSQEGGGEEVTATAFDGYGCTELDQAKVLRLARLTADQAVAATALSGKEGDATEGAVVLDRTVFYAEGGGQVGDVGELRWDGGRARVTDTRKNNSGVIFHLVTVLEGQLQAGQQVSLHVDSPRRHSVERNHTATHLLHAALREVLGTSVRQAGSLVAPDRLRFDFTYPRPVSDEERRRIEDLVNHWVLEAQPTRIEEQSYQEAVAAGAMALFGEKYGDVVRTVAVPGEGLRSLELCGGCHVANTGAIGPFLITAEQGIASGVRRIEAVTGAGALERVREQGAVLASVEEALGAPAAEIPARVETLRAQLKERDAELAKMRLQLVSGAGAGGGGAEEVAGVAVNLQEVPFAPVPELRNMADSLRSKQGSGVVVLGAAQPGKVMLLAAVSEDLVGRVHAGKVVKAAAQVVGGGGGGRPDFAQAGGKDADKLPEALDAAREEIRQQLEVGD